The DNA segment ATGAGTACATAATTTCTAGCATTAAACTATAAAATGTATAGAAAGATATTAAAATTATGGAAGCAACTATAATACatcacataataaaaaaaatgatgaagaaATCATACTTTTTCAGATGCAACCAATAATGCATATGCCCGcgtgaatgcgcgggctacctttctagttaaTTTAATTGCATTTTGCCAATTCTCTAACTTAAACTCTGAGAGTGAGAGCCATGTTGTGGAACTTCTTGAGGTGTTGTGTCATCATTAAATTGACAAATTTCCATCTTTAAGTGGGCATACGTTGTTTCACTTATTGTTTGCCAAAAGACAGGGCTTTGGTACCTTCTTGAAGACAACCAATTGCATGGAGTGGTCTAATGCTGACAGGATGCAAATCATTTGAAACATTCCCCATCTCAAATCACATGACATCTTTCAACTGGAAGGCCATATTACATTTGCCTCCATCTAAGCCAATACATCTTGTAATTATTCTacagttttttcttctttcaacTGATCAATTGATCATTGAAGCTTGTCTTTTCCACCCATCTGATTAAGTATATCAAAATTAACTAGTCATACAATTTTAGACCATCACCGACATCCTCGCAATGCCTGACATGCCTTAGAACGGCACCAAGGTCCCCATCCTTCTTGGCCCTGCAGTCATAGCTCGGTGGAGCATGGAAGCACGGCTCCATCGACGTTGTCTGGATGCAGGGCGGGTTAGCCGACGCGGTCCGATTCGTGGGCGTTAGCAACAGCCAGGGCTTTACCCCAGCGAGGCCATGGCCGACGTACCCAACCGTCGACCGCCCGCTGACCACCGACACGTCGCAGTAGCTCTGGAGGAACATCTCCACCAGCGCCTTCTGGTTGGGTGCCTGCTTACCGGCGCCGGCCGGCTGCAGCACGCTGACAGGCTCGCCGGTCACCGTCGCGTGCTCGTAGTACATCGCCTTCAGCTTCTCCGCGTACTCCGACGGCTGCGCCGAGCTGACGAGCACGGCCTTCGACGCCGTGGTGGCTAGCGCCGCCTCGTTAGCGCTCGACGTCGCGTTTGGGTCGATCTCCGGCAGAATCTTCTCCTGACTCGTGCAAGCGACGATCTGCTTGAAGTACTCCTCCGACGACACCTTGCTCCCGGCGAAGGTCGTGATCTGAATGCCaatattttcttcaaacttgGCCATGTACGACGTGTGGTACCTCGTGATGAGCTCCCACACCTTGTTGGAAGGGTGGAACAGGTACCTCCCAATATGGTGGAACACCGTGTCCCTCGCCGGGAACATCCACCGGAGCTCGTCCTCGAACTGCGGCACCAGGAACAGCCCCGGCGTGAAGTAGAGATTGGAGCGCAGTATCAGCCAGTTCACCTTCGCCAGCACGGTCTGGTCGTCGTCGCAGAAGAAGAGCTGGTCCGACTGCTGGTAGTCGTGCTCCAGATGGACGTACGCGTACGACGGCAGCGACTCGGACCGCACGCCGGCGGGGTCGTCGGTCTTGATCTTCTTAGCACAGAGCAGGTTCGCGTAGCTGTGCTCGCTGCCGCGGCCGAGCTGCGTCAGGTTGTGGACGAGGAAACCCGCGGGGAGCTCCCACGATGCGGCCGGGAAGGGCTCGCAGAAGAGTCCGGCCATGTCGTCGGTGACGTGCACCACGAACACGCGGTGGGTGAGGAGCGCGTAGAGGAAGGCGGACGCCATGGAGAGCATGCGGTCGCCGAGGTGGCTGCCGCCGCACGGCGTCCAGACGAGGTAGGTGCACTCGACGAGGCCCATGCTGTAGGCGGAGGTGAGCTGCATCAGGGACTTCTTGTAGAAGAGCGTGCCGGGCCCGCACTTGCGGTGGAGCGCCTCGTACTTGCGCAGCCGGGAGACGAggtacggcgacggcgagtgcgGCGACGGCTTGCGGTGGAGCGACGACTTGTACCGGCTCAGGCACGCGCTCTCGCCGATGTCCGGCGAGAGCAGCCCGCCGAGGAGCCTGTCCCGGTTCGCCGGGGAGGATTCCGGCGGCGTCCCTGCTGGATCCTCTGCATTGACCAAGAAACCAGTGAACTAATCGCGTAGTGACGTCACAGGAAGATCAACGTTGAGTGCTGCTGCTCACCGTCGTGGACGGTCACCGTGACGCCCATCTGCGACACGTCGGACAAGGTCGGCCGCGCTCGTGACAGCGCGAGGAAGAGCGGGAGAGCGGCGAAGCAGAGGACGACGAGCAGCGCGACGGGCCACACGCCGCTCGTCTtggacggcaacggcggcggccggcggtgcgGCCGAGTCGGCTTACTGTCCATTTTAATCAACCCTCCACTTCGTCTCCGCCGTGAAAGATTTTGCAGCTTCGGTGCACGAGCTGGGCAGAGATCAGATTGACTCCAATGCAGATGCAGCCGATCTGCTACTGCTGGGGTTTGCACTTGGCGAGTTGACCACTTGGGCTCTCACCTTTTTGCCGCTCGAAGTAATGGCCTTGCGTAAGATGCAAACTTCCATTGTTGACTCGCCTAATTGATCTCGGTCCAAAGACGGTGAATAATCTAACCCAACTAAGCAACA comes from the Oryza glaberrima chromosome 9, OglaRS2, whole genome shotgun sequence genome and includes:
- the LOC127785298 gene encoding probable fucosyltransferase 7 — its product is MDSKPTRPHRRPPPLPSKTSGVWPVALLVVLCFAALPLFLALSRARPTLSDVSQMGVTVTVHDEDPAGTPPESSPANRDRLLGGLLSPDIGESACLSRYKSSLHRKPSPHSPSPYLVSRLRKYEALHRKCGPGTLFYKKSLMQLTSAYSMGLVECTYLVWTPCGGSHLGDRMLSMASAFLYALLTHRVFVVHVTDDMAGLFCEPFPAASWELPAGFLVHNLTQLGRGSEHSYANLLCAKKIKTDDPAGVRSESLPSYAYVHLEHDYQQSDQLFFCDDDQTVLAKVNWLILRSNLYFTPGLFLVPQFEDELRWMFPARDTVFHHIGRYLFHPSNKVWELITRYHTSYMAKFEENIGIQITTFAGSKVSSEEYFKQIVACTSQEKILPEIDPNATSSANEAALATTASKAVLVSSAQPSEYAEKLKAMYYEHATVTGEPVSVLQPAGAGKQAPNQKALVEMFLQSYCDVSVVSGRSTVGYVGHGLAGVKPWLLLTPTNRTASANPPCIQTTSMEPCFHAPPSYDCRAKKDGDLGAVLRHVRHCEDVGDGLKLYD